In Chloroflexota bacterium, a single window of DNA contains:
- a CDS encoding SDR family oxidoreductase: MSLPRNYPAVQELIKLTDKGALVTGGAAGIGYAIAYRLAEAGAKVLIVDVNGEKAAQASKTLQGYGYWAEPLVCDISQGKAVENMVREAANLLPSIDILVNNAGIYPRIPLAEMTEKDFDGVISVNLKGTLLCSQVASGKMIEQGRGGCIINIASIEAIHSSGDGMAAYSASKGAVLTLTKSLARELGRHDIRVNVIVPGCIMTEGVRSVFSGPPRNQAKAHLRAFMSRMLLGRMGEADEIGRVALFLASDMASYITGSMVVVDGGYLVT, encoded by the coding sequence ATGTCTTTGCCTCGAAATTATCCAGCCGTTCAAGAGCTCATCAAACTTACCGACAAGGGCGCTCTGGTTACCGGTGGCGCTGCCGGTATCGGTTATGCCATTGCCTATCGATTGGCTGAGGCTGGTGCCAAGGTCCTCATCGTCGACGTCAATGGTGAGAAGGCGGCACAGGCCAGCAAGACGTTGCAGGGTTATGGGTACTGGGCTGAGCCGTTGGTATGCGATATCAGTCAGGGGAAAGCCGTGGAGAATATGGTCAGGGAAGCGGCAAACTTGCTGCCCAGCATCGACATACTGGTAAACAATGCCGGCATATATCCGAGAATACCGCTGGCCGAGATGACGGAAAAAGATTTTGATGGCGTGATTTCGGTTAATTTAAAAGGCACCTTGCTCTGCAGCCAGGTGGCAAGTGGGAAGATGATAGAACAGGGGCGGGGAGGATGTATCATTAATATCGCCTCCATCGAAGCGATACACTCTTCGGGAGACGGTATGGCAGCTTACTCGGCGTCGAAGGGCGCCGTCCTCACGCTGACCAAAAGTCTGGCGCGGGAACTGGGCAGGCATGACATAAGGGTGAATGTTATTGTGCCGGGATGCATTATGACCGAAGGTGTGCGGTCGGTATTTTCCGGTCCGCCGAGAAACCAGGCAAAAGCGCATCTGAGAGCGTTTATGTCCCGCATGCTTCTGGGGAGGATGGGTGAGGCCGATGAAATCGGGCGGGTTGCCCTGTTTCTGGCTTCGGATATGGCCAGTTACATCACGGGCAGCATGGTTGTGGTGG